tgcacgcaaatgtgtacgatcaagatcagggactcatggaaagatatcacaacacaactctaaaagtaaaattaagtcatacaagcatcataatacaagccaggggcctcgagggctcgaatgcaagtgctcaatcatagacaagtcagcggaagcaacaatatctgagtacagacataagttaaacaagtttgccttaagaaggctagcacaaactgggatacagatcgaaagaggcgcaagcctcctgcctgggatcctcctaaactgctcctggtcgtcgtcagtggcctgcacatagtagtaggctcctctagtgtagtagtcgtcgtcgacggtggcgtctggctcctgggctccataatctggttgcgacaaccaggaagaaaggaaagggggggaaagggggagaaaagcaaccatgagtaatcatccaaagtactcgcaagcaaggatctacactacatacgcatgtgtatatgtgtaaagaggcaatatcggtggactgaactacagaatgccagaataagagggggatagctagtcctatcgaagactacgcttctggtagcctccgtcttgcagcatgtagaagagagtagattgaagtcctccaagtagcatcgcatagaataatcctacccggcgatcctcccctcgtcgccctgtggaaaagcgatcaccgggttgtctgtggaacttgtctgggtgtgttttattaagtatccagttctagttgtcataaggtcaaggtacaactccgagtcgtccttttaccgagggacacggctattcgaatagattaacttccctgcaggggtgcaccacataacccaacatgctcgatcccatttggcaggacacactttcctgggtcatgcccggcctcggaagatcaacacgtcgcagccccacctaggcctaacagacaggtcagcacgccggactaactcctatggcgcaagggtctgggcccatcgcccattgcacacctgcacgttgcgtgggcggccgaaagcagaactagcccccttaatacaagagcaggcttacgttccaatccggcgcgcgccgctcagccgctgacgtctagaaggctttggctgataccacgacgtcgagtgcccatatctttcccgcgtagttggttagtgcgtataggccagtggccagactcagatcaaataccaagatctcgttaagcgtgttattatgaagcaaccgcgaacgccgaccagggccaggcccacctctcgcctaggtggtctcaacctgccatgtcgctccgccacaaagatccacacagagggccgttgggacaaaggtcctttcagcccccaatccgtgaatcactcgcgggtactcttcgagccaacccgactttagtcaccatctgtatagtatgtatatatgtatagtatatacccgtgatcacctcccgagtgatcacggcccgatagtatagcaaggcagactaacaagaatatAGGGCCacaaatgataaactagcatcctatactaagtatttaggattgtaggtaaggtatcaacagaggtagcaacaatgtcaggctatgcatcagaataggatttatggaaagtagtaacatgctacactactctaatgcaagcagtatagaggagaataggtgatatctggtgatcaagggggggggggcttgtctggttgctctggcaagaaggaggggtcgtcaactccgtagtcgaactgggcagcagccgcgtcggtctcggggtctaccggaaagaagtaacggagggggaacacaataaataacagagcaatcaaagcatcacaaagtgagatgcagcaatacgcggtgctagaggtgacctatgGCAGcaagaggtgataccggcgaagggggaaacatccgcgttttcggacagatgaaccggagggagaaagttgcgtgtttgctatgctagggatgtgtagcggacgaacaagctgcgtatccagattcgtctcgtcgttctgagcaactttcatgtacaatgttttttcatccgagttatagattattttatattaatttccaaagttttaattcattttctaatttattttaattcaaaattaatgttaaattgctagatgtacccagcacagtgtacaccAAAAAATAtacactggctgacatgtggggcgagggggacccagttgaccagtcaacatttgactggttaACAGGGGGTGGGCCCCCCTATCATTGACTcacctaactaattaacctaattagttggATTAATTATCAGGTTAATTAGGcgaagttaattaattaattagttaatttttttaatatatatatatatatatatatatatatatatatatatcctttttttccaggggctgggccccacttgtcatttgGCCACGGTTGGCTTAGCGGGCGCGTGGGTTACGGGCGCCTGGAGCGGGTGTTGTGCACCCGCCCAGGCCGACAGAGGAGGGGACGGGTGCTGGGCGCCGGCGTCCGCGGGTGCAGGGGAGGGGGAGCAGCAGCAGGGCGAGGTCGGAGCGGGGCCGAGCGAGCGTGGTCGGACCATGGTCGGCGGCAGGAGGCGGAGCAGGGGGGCACTAGGCGAGGCCATGGCCGGAGCTACGCGTGGCAGAGGGAGGCCTCGTCGAAGCAGGACTGTGCGGCGTCGCCGGCGAGCGAGAGAGGGGGGGTTGCGGGTGTGTGGGCCGGCGAGGCCACAGCAGTGCTAGCGAGGTGGTGCACGGAACCAAGGAAACGACGGGGCTTCGCGGGTGCAGGCGACGGACGACGGGGTGAGCGGAGGCGAGCAGGATCCGCGACGGCCAGCATCGGTAGGACGCAGTAGCAGCATCAATTTGCAGAAGTAGAGGCGAGCAAGCGCAAAGCAACAGCAGCAGTACGCAGGGGGTGCGCCTCGGGCGTACGAGCACGCACGAGGGTGCCGGCCCTGGGCGGGCAGAGGCGCTGGGAGTGCGCCCGGTGTGGCTACGGCAGGGTCTGGCCATGGCGAACTCAGGTGGGGGCGGGTCTACGACGCCAATTCAAAGGGGAGAAACGAGGGGAACGGGAGGAGGGCCTCACAGTGGAGGACGCGTGCGAGCTCGAGGGGTCAGGGAGGCCGGCGGCTGTCGGAGACGACCGAATCAAAGGCGGTGAGCTCGGGGCAGAGCTTGAAGATGATGTCGAGCTTGGCAGCGCCCCGGCTTGAAGTTGAGGGCGGGGACGCCGTGGAGGAGTCCGTCGGAGCTCCTGGGCATGCAGAGGCGGCGAGGAGAGGCGATTGACCGTGGCAATGGCGACGAGGTGGCCTCGAGGGCGACGAGCGGAACGCAGAAGGGCGAGGGGCGCCCAGATCCAGTGAGGGGGGAGTGAGGGAAGAGAGCTAGGATTTGGCCCGGGGCGAGGCCTTATAGGAGTGGGGGTgccggcggatggccgccacgACGACGACCGGTGCTATGACGGGCATCGGTCATGGCCACGGGGTGGTTCGTGaacaggggaggagaggaggggtgcGCCTGGGCCGGTGGTCCAGTTGGGCCAAGGAGGTGGGggttttctttatttttgtttttattttcttttgtttattttctttttctgtttttatttatttagacttattatagttttatataatatAAAAGCAAGTCCTAATTTAGTATTCATAATTATGCTACTGCCCCAAAATTTTGGGCAACAAGTTAAATAGTTTAATATTTCATATTATATAAAAAGGCATATAATaatttgttttgctactgttttatttattatAAAGCATCTTTAATTTATAAAAAATGTGGCTTCTTCACCAAAGTAATGTATGGGTTATTTGCCgcaacccgaacatttttgtttgacttttgaaaacttttattgtttgcctttgttttaaatttgaaattcgaactaggtttcgaactaacgcgagtttatccacagtaaccgaggtgacgtggcatcattagcagggatcactgtagcttaattatccgggcgtcacaccctgCCAATAAAAAATGCTTTTGACTCTGTGGTATGTAGCTCTCCTTCTCGAGTGCCCTCCCATATGAGAATTGTGAAGTGCTGATATTAACTTGTTCCTGAGTTCAACTGATTTGCCCACTAACAACCTTCCCTTGTATTTGATTACACCAGCATGCAGTGTATAGTCTGAGTTAGTGCTTTGTTTCTGCACCTAACAACTGCTCTACCAATGTTTTGGTTTGCTGGTCCTGTTGATAGCTTGTTATTAATTCCTCAGCCCATGTAGGAGTAACAACAGATATAGCAAATTTTTTTGGAACAATCCTTGACAGAGCATCAACCACTCTATTTTCTATTCCTTTTTTATATTGGATTGCAAAGTTGAATTCCAGGAGCTTCATCGGCAACTTATGCTGCACTCCTTCAGTTATCTTCTGATCTATGATGAACTTTAAGGACTGTTGGTCAGTTTTGATCACCACTTCCTTGCCTAACAAGTAGTGCCTCCATCTCTTGAGTGCTTCCAGGATAGCTAGTGCTTCTTTCTCATAAGTGGAAAGGGCAGCATTTCTAGGACAGAGAGCTGAGCTGTAATATGAGATTGGTCTGCCATCTTGCATTAACACAGCTCCAATTCCTTTCCCAGAAGCATCAGTTTCCAACACAAAAGGTTTACTGAAATTTGGTAGTGCCAGTGCTGGTGCTGTAGTTAGTGCCCGTTGCAATTGAGAGAAAGCTTGATCATGAACTTGTGTCCACTGAAATTGCCATTTTTCAGCAAATCATGGAGTGGACAACATATAAGACCATAACctttgatgaacctcctataatacCCAGCAAGGCCCAAGAAACTTCTCAACTTAGTGACTGTATCAGGAGTAGGCCATTCAACAATAGCAGCAATTTTCTGGGGGTCAGTTGCAACTCCTTGTTCAGAGATCACATGCTCTAGATGCTCCACTTGCTGGACTGCAAAAACACATTTTGACATCTTGGCAAAGAGTTTATTGTCTCTCAATACGTTCATGACAATCTTGATATGTTCCAACTGCTCCTTGAGATTTCTGCTGTAAATtagaatatcatcaaagaaaactaACACAAATTTCCTCAGATAAGGCCCAAAGATAGTGTTCATTAGTTCCTGAAAAGTTCCAGGAGCATTAGAAAGCCCAAAAGGCATAACTAAGTACTCAAAATGGCCCAAAAAGGTTCTAAAAGCAGTTTTGTACGTGTGTCCTCTGGATGCATCCTAATTTGGTGATAACCAGATTTTAAATCTAGCTTTGAAAAATACTTAGCTCCATGTAGCTCATCCAACAAATCTTCTATGACTGGTATAGGAAATTTTCCCTCCGTCCGGGAAAAGTTGTCACCGGCACAGTACATTgatttttttgcaaaaagaacCTCGTAATTTTAAAACAGCAGCAAATAAGTTCTtgaccccttcttcttcctttgtcCTTCCCCGCGCGTTGCCAGTGGCCGTCGCCGTGGGATTCCACTGCCGTGCTCCGGCGCTCGCAGCGCTCCCGTGACTACCCGCCGCTGCCCACTCCCGCCATCAGCTGCCtgcctccgccgcccaccgtcgtgaCCACGGATGCGAGTTGGTCTTCGATCCGAGGACCAGCCGGCGCCCCGCTACGCAATTCAACCGCCCAGCCGCCGCCCACCGGGGCGACCAGCCACCGCGTCGCCGCCCACCTCCTCTGCCCACCTGCGGCTGCTCCGCCGCTGCGAACCTGCGCTGCACGGAGGTGAGCTGCCCGGCCGCCCACCTGCGGCTGCTCCGGCAAGGCGACCACCTCGACGGgcacctcctcctcgtcgccctgctcgCGTCCCCGGACGGTTCCTCACGCCCGCGGCAACTCCAGCCGCCACTGccaacctcggtcgccgctcctctCTCCGCTGACTTCGGCAAGCAGTGCCTCGCGGATCTTCCCCGCCTCCCCAGCAGCAAGACGACCTACAGACCTCTgcagctgctgccgctgccgcctgCCCGATCGAGTCCCCGCCCTGCTCCTGCTGTTGGCGACTGCTGATCGCCTCTGCTGCTGTTGTTGGCGACTGCAGGTAATTGACATCAAAAAAATTCAGTTAGCTGTTGGCTTCTGTAGATTGATTTAGATTTGCAGTTACAAGCAGCAGGTTCTTATCAAATGAAACAACATGATCTGTAGATTGATCTGTAATGGCAGAAACTGAATAAAACAGCAGCAACAAGATCAGCAGGCATCTTATCAAATGAATCTGGATAGGCTGGTTCATTAGCAGAAACTGAATTTTATCTCAAACAATTCAGAAAACTGAATTTTATCTCAAACAATTCAGAAAACTGAATTTATCTCAAACAATTCAGAAGACTGAATGTTGAAGAAAATGTTGTTCAAATTCTGTGCTGAAATTCACTGTAATATTGTTACTCCAGATTTTGGACACGATTTGGAAACAAAACATCAGACCATTAATCTCTGAAAAAATTCAGCCTGACCATTAATGTACAGAATGCTGTAGATTAATCCTGGCCATTAATCTCTACAGAAAATGTTGTAGAGGATGTTATTAACTTTTCTGATGTTGTAGAGGGAGTAATAGATATTCATAGTTCTATAACTACTGCCATGGTCTACATAGACGCAGTCATGATGTCCAAGATTCAGGCATGATGTTTATattaataagaaaagaaaaaagaacaagtcTGTGAGGATGATATATCTACTGCTTGCTTTACTTCAATGTTTTAAACTTTTGTTAGCTAGCAGCTcctgaaaagaaaaaggaaaaggtctTTAGTTGaatttatttgagtttatttggaattcttcttcttctagtcttacTACTACTGTCAACATTCAGTTTTGACCGTAAGGTTCGAATATTTATTCTAAACATGCTGCAAGACCGTAAGGTTCTGAGTATACTTAAGACCAGTAGATCATCATTTTCTTCTGAGTAATGACACAAGTTCTTACCTTCTTCGAGTAATTAAGGTGGGTGAGTTATCAGTATAGTAGTTTACACAGGATGATCCACTCCTTATGGTTGGAACAACAACAACATGAAGATACAGATCAACTACAGTAGTTTACCACAACAACACTAGAGTTACAGTAGTTTACTTGTTTGTTAGGACAAAAACATCTAAATTGAGCATCTACAATAGTCATTTTGGATTATcacaagctcaagctcaagatagACTAAATTTTACAGCTACGGCACTCAAAAGAAGCATTTTGGATTATCACAGCAAAAGAAGCATATTCATTTTAAACTTGTGTTTAACAATGACAAACTACTCCTAAGTGGGTCTTTGATCAAGAATCCTGACACGATgggtttatttggatttatttgaatttaTTCTCATTGAATTTAATCACCACAGTAGTTATTCACATGGTCCTAAAATTTATAAACCAGTCTGATCTGTACTTGAAACTAGAATTAGAAAACAAGATTAAAATTAGTGAACATATACTATCAAGTTATGTCAATGCTTGAAAATTTGTCCAAAATTCAAAGACTGGTCATTCCAAGTCAAAACTGTCTCAAATTTGTGATCTGTAACTTAAACTGAGAGCAGTACAAATTTTTGCTCTGATTCACTTTTAGTCTAAAAAAAGACATGGCACAAGTTGCTTGTAAGCAAGCCGTGCACTGGGATGATGATTTGCTTGGCCATCTCATGGGGAAAGTATATACAGGGAAAATAAATATGGGTCCTGCTACTGGACTGATTGCATCAAGAGCAACTGGTCCAGATTTTggaaaaatgttttgaaatgcTATACAACAGTCACAACTCAGAAATTATTTTATGCTTCAGTTGGCAACAGGTTTTCAATAGCCATTTCAGCACAGGTAGGGCCTCATATTCAGGTGTAAGTATTCTGTATGCATTAGAAACTGAATAAGGATACTGAAAATAGAACATTACAGAGAACAGTTACACTGAAAATAGAATATTTACACTGAAATAGGACACCCAAGAAACTGTATTCAGTGATCTTTCTAAACAAACTACAGAACATACACTGTATTCAAACTTGCTGCCATTTAAGCAAGTTTTTTTAAGAAAACTGATTGCGACCCCCAAAAAACTTGCTGCATTTCAATCAGACCAAATGTTCACTTAATTTTATGAGTTAACTGAATTTACGTTTAATTCAGTTAACCAAAAAtacactgaattttactgtcaGTTAAAATTCAGTGAGTACATGTCACAAGAAAAGTGGAgccatatcaatccaatcttggtGCTGCTGCTATGAACATAACTAAACCCATATGTCTATAATCCAATCTTGATGAATACTGTGAACCTAACAAGTTTTCCACCCAGCAACTAGATAGGATGGCCATGAATCCTCTCTCCCAGGAGCACCCCAATGCACACACTccagaaaattcaaaaaattcagtaAACACACACTTCAGAAAATTCAGTGACCGCAGAACATAGACTCCCGAAAATTTTCAGAGATCTTGTACTCAATTTTACAGTGAACTTGCTAAAGAAGCTCCCAACCTTGAAGATAGACTAAATTTTCAGTGATCTTGTACTGAAAAGAAGCATTTTGGAGTGGGGCCGAGAAGAGGGGGGAGCCGCACCTTGGCAAGTGGGGGGCGAGAGGACCCACGACGGCGAGGAGGCGCACGCGGCCGCGGGAGGCAGCGGCGCTTGCCGGACTCGGCAGCGTACGCGGCCTCGATGGCCTGGAGCTCCGCCTTGGCCTCGGCGTCTCGCTGACCCACATGGCGGCGCGCGCTTGGAGAAGACTGGCTTCGTGGTCGACGGCGTCCAGCCAGCGAGGAGGTGATGGACGACGCGAAGGGGCAGCTCTGGCTTGCCGTCCTCGGGGAAGGACGCCGTCGGATAGCAGATCGAAAAAAACCAAGCTTCCTTCTCCTCACCGTGATTTGCCATGGGGAATGATGAGAGGAACGAGGAGGGGAAGCAACGCGGGGAGAGGGCGCTCTTGCGCGGGGAAGCTGTGCGGGGGAGCAGAGGAAGGGCGCGGCCGCGCGGGGGAGCTGAGcaaggagctccggcgagggggaTAACGAGCAGGGGAGCTCTGTTCTAGCGCGGGGAGCTTCGTGTTTGTCGGAGGAAAGGGAAGGGTTTTTTGCAAAATGTCCGCGGGGACAACTTTTCCCAGACGGAGAGAGTATGAGATAAGCCATTGAGGCAATATTCTGGAGAAAGGAATGAATGGCTATTCCACGCGCGCTTGTTCCAACGCCCGATTTCGGACAATAGTCTAATCAAAGTCAAGTTTCCTTAAACAAATCTTGGTGAGGGTTAATTAAATGATGCAGCGGGCCCCCCACCGGTTGAAATCACAGGGCAGAGAGATTTATGGTAGGAGACACTGGGCCCCATCAACTGAATTCACGGGGGCGGACTTTTGACTTCGTTCATCAATCCCACGTGGTGGGTCCTACTTCCTTCGCTGATGTTGCCATAAGAAAAGATTCGCTCGCTAGGGCGATCGACCGCGAAAGAGTCTTTTCGGACGATGACAGCCACACCCCGGCTGTAGTTATAGGGACAGCCTTTCAGCCGGCAAGACGGTGAAAGTAAACAGTAACGGTGGCTAACGGTACAGAAAAAGATCTACGGCTCGCGACGAAGCGTTAGCGAGGAGTGATCCTGATTGTTGATTGCGGCGAAGCTTTTTCTGAACATCTACAGTTAACTGAAACATGTCGATGTCTGACATTGCCCCCTTCTTGAGTTACGACGAGTCCTCACATCGTAGTTGATGCCGTTCGCCATGCTTGCGTGGTTGTTTTGAAGAACTCTGGGAATGAATACTTGATAAAGTCTGCATCTTCCTACGTAGCTTCTTCATCTGCCATGTTTTGCCACTGAATCAACCACGGTACCACTGGTAAGTTGTTGCGTGGTATCTGCCTGACTTGGAGAACTGCTGTTGGTCCCATCTTTAGTGTGCGGTCACTGTTAACCATTGGAAGCATTGGGCTAGGAATTGCCTTGCTGCCGATGTGCTTTTTAAGTTGACTGACATGAAAGACTGGATGAATCTGTACATCCTGAGGAAATTGGAGCTTATATGTTGAGTTTCCCACCTTTTGAATGATGAGGAATGGACCATAATATTTGTTCTGAGGTTTAAGAGCACCTTTGAAGCCAAAAGCAGCCAATCGGTATGGGGCCATTTTCAAATAGACCATATCTCCTACCGAAAAAGTTCCCTCCACTCCTTTTAGGTCTGCATACCTCTTCATCCTATTTTGAGCTTTGCATAAATTATCCTTCAAGTGCTCTAACATCTATTGCTTGGAAGACAGAAAATCTTGTGCTTTCACATCCTCAGGGTCAGGTATTGCTAGTTCTGAAATCAAGGGTGGGGGAAAACCATACAATGCTTGAAATGGAGATATTTTCAGAGCAGTGTGATATGTATAGTTGTGTTTAGCTAATGCCAGCCAGGATAGCCACTTCTGGGGTTGATCAGTAGTCATGCATCTTAGATATGTTTCTAGACACTGATTAACCCTCTTTGTTTGACCATCGGTTTGAGGGTGGTATGATGTACTGTACCTCAGTTCCACTTTTAAAGCAGCAAATATGTCCTTCCACAATTTGCTGGTGAAAATCCTATCCCTGTCAGATCAGCTTGGGGGGCCATGCAACCTAATGATGTTGTCCACAAAAGCTTGAGCCACAGACAAAACTGAGTAGGGGTGAGATAGTGGAATGAAATGGCTGTATTTGGTAAATCTGTCTACTACCACCATAATCACATCCTTGCCATTGGACTTGGGTAACCCTTCCACAAAGTCCATCGTGATATGTTGTCAAGCCATGTCTGCCACAGGTAAAGGATCAAGCAATCCAGGTTGCAAACAAGTTTCATGCTTTGCTCTCTGACATACAGGGCAAGCAGCAATGGAATTCTCTACATCACCCTTTAGGCCCTGCCAATAAAAAATGCTTTTGACTCTGTGGTATGTAGCTCTCCTTCTCGAGTGTCCTCCCATATGAGAATTGTGAAGTGCTAATATTAACTTGTTCCTGAGTTCAACTGATTTGCCCACTAACAACCTTCCCTTGTATCTGATTACAACAGCATGTAGTGTATAGTCTGAGTTAGTGCTCTGCTTCTGCACTAACAACTGCTCTACCAATGTTTTGGTTTGCTGGTCCTGTTGATAGCTTGTTATTAATTCCTCAGCCCATGTAGGAGTAACAACAGATATAGCAAAACATTTTGGAACAATCCTTGACAGAGCATCAACCCCTCTATTTTCTACTCCTTTTTTATATTGGATTGCAAAGTTGAATTCCAGGAGCTTCATCGGCAACTTATGCTGCACTCCTTCAGTTATCTTCTGATCTATGATGAACTTTAAGGATTGTTGGTCAGTTTTGATCACCACTTCCTTGCCTAACAAGTAGTGCCTCCATCTCTTGAGTGCTTCCAGGATAGCTAGTGCTTCTTTCTCATAAGTGGAACGGGCAGCATTTCTAGGACAGAGAGCTGAGCTATAATATGAGATTGGTCTGCCATCTTGCATTAACACAACTCCAATTCCTTTCCCAGAAGCATCAGTTTCCAACACAAAAGGTTTACTGAAATTTGGTAGTGCCAGTACTGGTGCTGTAGTTAGTGCCCGTTGCAATTGAGAGAAAGCTTGATCATGAACTTGTGTCCACTGGAATTGCCCTTTTTCAGCAAATCATGGAGTGGATAGCATATAAGACCATAACctttgatgaacctcctataatacCCAGCAAGGCCCAAGAAACTTCTCAACTTAGTGACTGTATCAGGAGTAGGCCATTCAACAATAGCAGCAATTTTCTGGGGGTCAGTTGCAACTCCTTGTTCAGAGATCACATGCTCTAGATATTCCACTTGCTGGACTGCAAAAACACACTTTGACATCTTGGCAAAGAGTTTGTTGTCTCTCAATACATCCATGACAATCTTGATATGTTCCAACTGCTCCTTGAGATTTCTGCTGTAAATtagaatatcatcaaagaaaactaACACAAATTTCCTCAGATAAGGCCCAAAGATAGTGTTCATTAGTTCCTGAAAAGTTCCAGGAGCATTAGAAATCCCAAAAGGCATAACTAAGTACTCAAAATGGCCCCAAAAGGTTCTAAAAGCAGTTTTGTACGTGTGTCCTCTGGATGCATCCTAATTTGGTGATAACCAGATTTTAAATCCAGCTTTGAAAAATACTTAGCTCCATGTAGCTCATCCAACAAATCTTCTATGACTGGTATAGGAAATTTGTTCTTGACTGTCAATGAGTTCAATTTCCCAAAATTAGTACACAGTCTCATGGAGCTGTCTTTCTTTTTAACTAACAGCACTGGAGCAGCATATGGACTTTGGCTGTGTCTTATAAGATGAGCTGCTAGCAATTTCTTGATTTGTTCTTCCATTTCCTTCTTTTGGTGTTGGGGCACTCTGTAAGGTCTCATATGAGGAGGGT
Above is a window of Triticum aestivum cultivar Chinese Spring chromosome 6B, IWGSC CS RefSeq v2.1, whole genome shotgun sequence DNA encoding:
- the LOC123135951 gene encoding uncharacterized protein, producing MWVSETPRPRRSSRPSRPRTLPSPASAAASRGRVRLLAVVGPLAPHLPSRQQQQQRRSAVANSRSRAGTRSGRRQRQQLQRSVGRLAAGEAGKIREALLAEVSGERSGDRGWQWRLELPRA